In Thalassococcus sp. S3, the sequence GTAGCTGGAGGCGAGATTGTCCAGGATCGTGCGCTCGAACAGAGGCGCATCAAAGCCCGTCTCGCTCCGCGCCACCTGGACCAGCAGACCGGTCTGCAACAGGCCCGAGGGCGAGAAGAAGGGCGTGAGCCGAAGCTGGCGTTGCTCCAGCGCATTGGTGGGCGGCAGCGCGCGGGGTCTTGTGATGGTCACGTCCTGCGCCGGGACCGACCAGGTCTGGCCATCGCTGTAATAGATCTGGCCATCGGCCCCATAGACCTGCACGCCTTCATAATCGGCCGGGTCCAGCGTGGCATCGAGGGGCTGGCGGATCGGCTCGAGCGGCGCATTGTTGCGGACCCGACCGCTCACGAAGGGCCGGGCGGAGATCAGACCGGCGCTCATGGCTGATCCTCCTCTGTTGCCCCCTTGGTGGCCGAGGCCATGACCTGCAGCACATTGGCCTTCGACGCGGTCGCGCGCAGCCGGTCGCCGAATGCGGCATCGGGGTCCAGCTTCAAGAGCCGTTGGCCTGCGATGGGGAGGCTCGCCGTCTCGCCGGGCGGGATGCGGGTCACGCTGTGGACGATCACGGTACCGTCTTCCAGCTCCACATCCAGCGTGATCGTCACCGCCTCCCCTGGATCGCCGTTATAGACAAAGAGCGGGCTTTCGATCAGCGCCTCGCCGGGCTGGATGCGCCGGTTGATGTCGCCGGGATCGCGGTGCGGCCAGACCTGCTGGGCGTCCGGGACACTGTAATCATCGGCTTCGGCCAGCACGGTCGGGATGGACGGCACGGCATTGAGCGAGAGTTTGACCGGACGGGCAACCGCCGGGCCTTGCGTGGAGATACGGGCCATTATTGTCCTCCCTGGATGATGGCGGCGCGGCGCGCGATGGGATTGATGGTGCGGTTGACGGGCGGGCCTTCGAACTTGCCGGTGAGCGCATTCACGAGCGCGCCGCCGGTGAAGAATTGCTTGCCGCTGTCCTCGTAGCCCGAGAAGACGACCCGCCCGAGATCGCGCTCCACGATGGCCTGCCGCGCATCCCGTGGCGGACGGTAGAAGGCCCGCAGGTTCACGCCCGCAAAAGGCAGCGACATCTTCACCGGGCTCGCATTGATCACGCTGGGCTGCTGGCGGAACCGCGGGTTCTGCACGCTGTCGAGGATCAGGTCGATGAGGCTCGCGACTTCCGCGCCCGGCTGGCCCGGCAGGATCGATCCGGTGATGGCGTTCTTCATGCCGACCCAGCCGGCGATAAAGGCCCCCTCCTGCCCGGCCCCGACGAACGCCCCGTCGCGGTGGATGCCCTGAATGAAGATCTCGGTGCTTTCCTGCCGGCCGGCTTCCAGATCATAGGCCAGCGCATCCACGAGAAAGCCCGCGTCTCGGCGCGACAGCACCTCATCGACCTGGCCCCAGCCCGCATCGAGAACGGCGGCCCACATCGCGTCTTCCAGCGCGGCTTTGGCCTCTCGCAGCGTTTGCGCCGCAGCGGGCCGGGCCAAGAGCGGCACGCCCGCGGTGCCGATCAGCGGCACCGGGCGCGCGCCTTCGGACCAGAGCGCGTAATCGCCCATCTGCGTCTCGCAATTGGTCAGCGCAAGCAGCGCCCCGCCTTCCGCGCGGTAATGGATATGCGCCCACATCGTCACCGCATTGATCGCATTCACATAGGTGTTGCCGCGCGCCACCACCCCGATCCCATTGGGCGCGGAGACAGTCGAGGCTTCGATCATCACCTGCGCGAAGGGGGAATAGGGCGAGGCCGTATTGGCATCGGCCAGGACCAGGCCCGGCCCATTGCCCACGGCAGGGTTCTGCGCCTCCGGGTTGAGATTGGGCGGGATCAGCACCGGTGGCCTGTCCCGATACATCACGCAATGCTCGATATAGAGCGTGCGCAGGATCAGCGCGTCCTGCCGGAAGGCCGCGAGGAACCCCGAACGCGGATGGCTTAGATCATCCACCTGCCAGCCCACGGCGGAGAGATTGCGCAACATGCCCCCCGATCCGAGATTAAACACATTGTTCGTCTCATTGCCCGGCGTGGGTCGGAGCACCACGGAGCGTTGTCCCTGCACGCCGACGATCTCCACATTGTCCGGCACGTCGAGATTGCCCGGCGTGGCATAGAGACCGGGCCACATCTGGATCGACCAGTCGGTCTCCGGCGCGGCAGCGGCAATCTCAATGGCCCGGTCGATGTCGCGCACGGGTGCGGTCAGGCTGCGCCCGTCATTACTGTTCTCGCCCCCGCCCGAGACAAAGAGCGTGCCCGCCATCTCGTAATCGCCCACCCAGGATCGCGGCAGGATCACCTCTAGCGCGGGCTGATAGAGGCCTGGCCCCGTCTGGCCCGCCCCGTCCAGCGGGGTGATCGGGATGGGCTTGACCCAATCCGCCGGGATCTGCGTCTCCGGGTCCGGCTGGTAGAGGCCCGGTTCCGATCCGTTCCGATGGGTGGCCGTGATCGGGATCGGTCGGATCACCTCTTCGGGCCATTGGAACCCCTCCTGGAAGAGCACGTCGCTGGCATTGACCAGTTCGGAGACCTGCGCGCCGATCAGATCCGCGCCGGTCACATGATCCACCCCGAACGTCTCCAGATAGGGCCGGAGATAGGCCGCATTGGCCGGCGCCTCGATCTCGGCCCCTTGCGTGCCGAAAGGCTCCACCAGACGCCGCACCACGCGCCGGCCATCCGCTTCCCGCAGGGTCGTGTCGGTGCGGATGAGCTCGCGTTTGATCAGGCCTTTGTCGGCCTTGTACCATTCGATCCCCAGCCCCACCGCATCGCCGGCCGGATCGACCGGATCGCTCACCCGGAAGAAGCCGTAGATCACAGAGGCCAGCGTGTCCGGCAGGATCGGCGTGAAGGATCGCTGCACGATCCGCGTGGGGGTACTGGTCTGCACCGCCGCGCCATAGGCGCTGATGAAGAGCGTGGCCCCGCCGAGCTCAAAATTGTCCGGCGCATCGCCGGGACGGTTGATCATCTGCCCGTTGCGCAGAGAGGTGATCAGCGCCTGCAGCTCCGGCGGCACCAGGTCGTCGGTGTAATTGGACGCAAAGAGCAACAGGAAGGCGTCCACGTCAGACCAGCTCAGTGGATAGGGGCCGTAAAGCGGATCACCCCCATCGCGCAGAAGGCCGTTCACGGCTGGCGTGATTCCGTCGCCGCGATAGCGCAGGAAGCGCCGGCGCAGATGGTGATAGGCAAAATAGGGCAGCGTCCAGCCGTCCGGGTTTGCGCCCGGTGTTCCATCGAACACGGCGTGAGCAGCGACATAGTCGATCATGTCAGATCTCCGTGAGGGTTCCGGCCAACGTGTCGAATTGGCGGGTGATCCAGGGGCCGCGCCCATGCTGCCGGAAGCGCAGGCGCAGAAGATAAAGCCCTTCCGAGAGGGGCTGGGAGGTGAGGATCTGATCGGGCTGGCTTAGCGTCAGGTCCGCCCAGCCCGTCTCAGGCGGGCTGGCGGGATCGAATGGGACCGGCATGGGCTGGATCTGGCCCTGCACCTGCCCGTCATAGTCGGACAGGTCCGGGGTGATCGTGAGGATGTCATTTGCGAACGTATAGGCACTGATCGCAATCACCACATCGACCCGGCTCGACACACCCAGATCATCCACATTCTTCGGCGCGTCTTTCTCTTCGGTTGCCGGGTCCCAGGTCCAGGCGGCGGGATCGAAGCTCCGCGCCTCGATGCCCAGCCGCACGCCCCGCTCCGCGCTCCAGTCCAGCCGCAGCCCGTCGATCTCATAATCCGCGTCGATCCCTGCCACCTCAGACGTGAGCCGCAGCATGTGATAGCCCGCCTCCGGCGGCAGCGCCGCCTTGATGGCCGAGAGCCGGCCCCGGATGCTCACCGTTTCCTTCGGATTGGCGCGCGCCAGGTTGATCTTGCCCAGCACCTGCGCCTGGGCATGATCGGGACACATCGACAGGTCCACATCGAGCCGACGCTCGCCATAGTGCGCGAGCAGGACCGCGTTCTCGTATTCCGGGAAGTCGGTCTCCTGATAACCGGCCTCGGCGCTGTAATACATGCCCGAGGCAATCGTCGTCAGATCCGTCTCCTCCACCCCGATCCCCTGCTCCACCTCGAGGATATCATCATCGGTCAGCACCACATCGACCGGGCCGGGCACCCCGCCGGCAAGGCTGAACTTGCCCTCTGCGGTGATATAGGGCCGGGCATCCGCCGCACGCGCCATGCGCAGCAGGATATCAATCGGGTCCTGCTCTTCGTGATAGATGCCGCCGATCCGGTAGCGCGGGCGCAGGCCGGTCTTGGACGGGACATCTTCATCGCAGAGCGTGGCGAAGGCCGCGATCCCATCCCAATCGATCTGCGCCACGTCGAGATCGAAGGCCCAGGGCTTCTGTACGAAGTCCGCCATGGCCAGAGCCGGATTGTCCGAGAAGGCCATGGATTGGCTGCGCGGATCGGAGATGGGCGCCGCCTCACAAATGGCGGTGATGGCCGTGTATTGCTGGTTCGGATAGATCTCCTGCACATCTTCATTGCGCGCCGCCACCATCTCCGCCAGCACCGTGGCCAGCCCATCGCAGCGGTGATCCACGGTCCAGACATCGTCTTCGGCGAAGCGCTCGATCAGCACCGGATAATCCCCGCCCGGCCCGTCGCCCAGGCGGTGGCTGATCCGCATATAGCCCGCCAGCTTCTCCGTCGTGACCAGCCCGTTCCCATCGACGCCCACCCGCCGCGCATCCACCACGAAAGACACGACGCGCCCGATGGCGCTGGAGGAGATCACCGCGATCTTGTGCAGGATGTTGTCCCCCGTCCCTTCGCCCACGAGGCTGGCCCGTTTGGTCTGGGCGAAGATCAATTGCGTGGGTGTCGAGAAGGTGCCCACCCCGTGATAGCGCGGCCCGGTGGCCTCCCGGATCTCGTTGGGGCCTTCCTGTTTGGGCGCATCCGGCAGCTTGGGCCGGAAGATCAGCGAGGCAATGAAGTTGAGCACCAGCCCCGCAACAATGCGCAGGAGCGAGCCCAGAACCGCCTGCCCCATCTCCTACACCGTCCGCCATTTGAGGCTGTGCAGCGTATAGCCCAGACGATCCAGCCGCTTGCCCGGTTCCGTACAGACCTCGACCGCATCCGCGCCCTGCTCGGCCGCCCAGGCCTCAAAGCCGCGCAGGCGGGCCACGCCTTGCCCATCCTCGGCATACCAGCCGATCTCCTGCGCGATCACTGCCCCGCTAGCGATGTCCCGCCCCAGCCGCCCAACGATGCCGCTGCTCGCACGCAGATCGACATAGGCGAGCGGATCAATGCAGAGCATCTCATAGACTTGACGCAGGCGTGCGGGATCGGCCTGTCCCATGCCGCGCCGCGCGTTGAGGGCCAGCGCCATCTCTACCGCGTCCATCCCGGCTCCAGCGTCTGGTTCTTCGCGAGCGGGGCCACGTATTCCAGCCCCCGGTCGCCCGGCGCGCGGACCTTCTGGGCTGCATCGGTCAGCCGCCCATTGCCGGGCTTACGCACGCGCGTGAGCGGGCCTTCGGCCGTGACCGTGATCCGGCTGATCTGGCGCTCCCGGTCGCGGGCAATGCGGATGCGCGGATGGCTCAGCACATTGCTTTTGAAGAGCGTGATGGGCGGGCAAAGCAGGGCCAGCCCATCCAGAGCCAGCAAGTCCGCAAAGCCGAGAAACAGCCGACATTCCCGCCCGACGATGCCCTCCGGTTCGGCCTGGATACGGCGCGTCAGATCCCGGAACGGCCCGCCCCGCGTGACATCGCCCCGGATCTCGAAATCCACGAACCGCGCGCCGGCAATGTGGCCCAGCTGGATCTCCGACACACCCACCATCTCGCCGAAGCCCAGGAAGGTCTGCGAGAGGGCCCTCACCTCGCCCGTCCCGGTCCACCAATAGGCGGGCGCATCGAACACATCCATCGCGCCGAAGAGGACCGGTGCAATATGCGGGCGGTTGAGCTCCGCAGAGGGGATTGCGAGCAGATCCGCCCGCGTCCCGCCGTCATCCAAGGCCAAAGCCATAGCGCACATCCTCCGTCAGTGTGATCGTCAGCCGCGTGGCCCCGTCCGGGGTCTCCGTCCCCACCGGGACCGCGCCGCGCAGATAGGCATGCGGTGTCTCGCAATAGAGCGGCTCTCCCGCCGGGAGCGACCGGCGCAGACGAGGTTGGAACTCCACATGCTGGACACCGGCATCCGCCTGCACCTGAGTGACGCGGTAAGCCGCGAAGCCGATCTCGAACCACGTGCCCGCTTGCAGGGTCAGATCAGCCGCCACATGCAGGCGGGTGGATTGCGCCTGCGCATCTTCGACCAGCGCGCCGTTGGCGATGTGATCGCCCCAATAGAGGCCCTGTCCGTCTGCCAGTGGCGCAACAAAAGGTGTCCGGGTGGCCGCGACCCCACCCGCCGCCCGGCCCATGCCGAAGCGCGTGAGGATCGGCACCTGCAGGGTGCGAAACGGGGCCTGCGCGGTGAAGGCCCGCCAGGCTTTATGGGCGGGCTCGCCGTAGATCAGCAGAGACAGTTCCGCCTGCACATGGCCCAGAGGGGAGCCGCGCCCGCCAGGGACACCAGAGAGCGCCGTGTCCTCGCGGGTGAAGGCGCCGATAATGTCGAACCAGCCGGAGGTGACATGGACGGAGGGCGGGAAACGGAGGGGTGTCAAGCGCCAAGCCCCTGGTTCAAGCCCCGATCCTGCGCGCGCTGACGTTCCTGTATGTGGACATTGGCGGCATTGGCCCCGGCTGTCGCAGCGGTCTGATGCAGATCCTCACTGGTCGTTATGGACACAAGCAATTCCGCGAACCAGGGCGTTGGATCATTGTCGAACATACGGGCCGTGTCGCGCCGCGAGATGATATTGGCCGGACCTTCGACAATCTCCGGGCCGTACTCTCCCACAATCCCCCATTGATTGGAGCCCAGCCGACCTCCCTCATCGAAGAACCCACCGAAGACATTGCCGAAGAGGCCGCTCAGAAAACCGCCCCCTCCGCCACCGCCAATGCCGGATAGAGGACTGAACACAGAGGACAGCAAGTTCTGCAGTCCCGATGAAATCAGGTCGCGCGACATCCGCTTGAAGACTTGTCCAAGCGTTTCGCCTGCGTCCCGGCCATCGACCGCCACATCAGCGAGCGCATCGCTGATGCTGCGAATGCCCGAGGTGACGGAGCGAAACGCGCCGTTGTTTTGCAGCGGGGCCATCGCGTTGCCGAGACCACTAAAGCCCGTCTCGGCCGCCTGGATCATATCGTCTGCGACACTCCCGATCTTCGCGACAGCGGTGGGCGCCTCCTGGTCGATGCCGAGTTTCAGGCCCTCCATCATCTGACGCCCGATCCGCATGAACTCGCGAGACGGTGATTGAATTCCAGCGGCTTGCTCTGCGGCGTTGATCGCGGCATCGCCCGCACTCGCACCGGCGGCTTCTACCTCTGGAACGCCCGCATTGATGCCTTCTGCGAGGCCGTCCGTCATGGCCTTGCCAGTTCTACGACCGGCATTGCGCCCTCGGCTTACCCCAGCAACGCCGTCAAAAATCCGCTCCCAAGAGAAGTTGAAGGAGAATTTCGACCAATCGATACGCGGGATGAACCGACCCCAATTCAGAGGCTTGATCAGAAACTCCCAAGCCAGTTGACCGGCCAAAACAGCCCAGCCAATCACCGGGATAAAGCGCGCGCTCCAAACAAGCGGTTTGATCAGCACCGTCCAGGCCAGCTTCTTTGCCAAGCTGAGCCACGGAATAGCTTTGATGAAGAGACCCCATTTCAGAGCCGGGATCAGCAGAGCCCATTTGATCGGTGGAAGGTCGGCCCAATACTTTGCAAGATCCGACGCAACATCCACGAGGCCCTCCAACGCGGGCAGCCGAGCCGTCAACTCATCCCATTGCGTCACGAGATATCCCACGGCACCCGCGACAACCCCGAAACCGAAAATGGCGATGCCAATCGGAGAGGCCAGCGCCGCCAGCCCTGATACCAGAAATCCAAGCCCCATGAGCACCGGGCCAAGCGCCGCCGCCAACGTCGCGGATACCGCAACAAACCTCTGGGTTTCGGGGGTCAGATTGTTGAACCAGGCAACCGCATCGGCCAGAGCTTCAGCCAATCGTTGGATTGTCGGAGCCAGCGCAACGGTCACCTGATTGCCAAGGCCGCGCACCGCCAACGCCATGGCCGATATCGCATCATTGGTCTGTTCGATCTGATCGGCATCAACTTCGGAAATCACGATACCGAAGCGCTCGACCTCCTCTCTGGCAGTCTCGATGACATCCGCATTCAAGCGCAGCATCGCCAAACCGGTCAGATCGCCGAACATTTGCGAGGCCACACCTGCGCGCTCGGCTTCCGGCACGTATTCGGCAAGCCGCTCCTGAATGAGTTTGATCCGCTCATCCATGTCTAGATCGGCGAAGTCAGCCGCCGTGAGCCCCAGCCGTTCAAAGGCCTTGGCGCCGGCCCCGGTCCCCTGTTCGGCAAGACTGATCCGGCGGGTCAGCCGGCGCATAGACCCTTCCAGATCGCCTTGCGAGATCCCGGCGATATCGGCGGCACGTGACAGCACCTGCAGAGACCCGACACTGGTGTCGAAACTCTCCCCCATCTTGGCCTGCGCATCGACCGTCTTGAGAGACGAGCGCACTGCTACCGTCGCGATCCCGGCAAGCGGGGCCGTCACGCGCGTGCTGAGCGTGGACCCGGCCTTTGACAGTTTCCGTGAGGCGCGCTCCATCGACTTGCGAAAGCCTGCGAGCCGCTTTTCGGCCACGCCGACGCCCTGTTCGAACGCAGCCGTATCCAGGCCCAGGACAGCGCGGAGTGCGCCGATGATCGCATTCGCCATGTCTCAGAGAACCTTTCCACCAAAGGCCGCATTCAGAACCTGAACAACCGCCTTTTGCTCTTGCCACGTCTGGCGCTCCCGCTTGCGTTTGGCGGAAGACACTTTCTTGAAGGCTGGGAATTTCTTGGGTTTGTGAAAGCCGATCATCATAAGCTGCGCGGCCATCCAGGCATTGGCCTGGGATCGCTCTTGCTCACGACTAACGCGCCGCACGGCGCCTGCCATCACGATGTCGATCTCACGGGGCGTGAGATGCCAGAAGAGCGCCGGGTCCTGCCCGAGATCTACCCAGCTTTCGAGGAGCGCCGACCAGTCTGTGTCCGCTTCGCCGGCTTTTTTCCAGCTTTGCCTTTGCCCCCCTTTGGCGCGTCTGGCATGGAAAGGTTCACCGCTTCTCCCAGCTTTTCGAGCGCGACGACGATGCCGCCGATATCGGTGATCAAGCGCCCCGCATCCCGCTGCGTCAGATCCTCGTGATGCTCTTGCAAGCCCGCCCAGAACAGCAACCGGACATCCTTGAAGGACAGATCCTCGTCGCCTCGATCCTCCAGCCGTTTGAGAAACTGGCCGGGCGTGAGACCCGACTCCGCCTCCAGTTCGCAGAAGCCGTTTGCTGTGAATTGCAGAGTGTAGGTTTCCCCATCGACGTCGAAGTCGATCTTGCCTTTGACTTTGTTGCTCATGGTGCCGGCACCGTGAAGACGGGCTGTCCCGTGATCTTGAAAGTGGCCGAGGTTTCGATCTTGTCTTCGAGCGGGTCGGACGTCTCCATCCCGGTGATGAAGGCCGAAAACGACCATTTGGATCCGTCCGGAAATTCGATGGCGTAAGCGACCGGATCGTCATTGTCGAAGTCCGCCACCATTGCCTGATAGGCCGCAGTCGACGGCTTCGACTGGATATCGCAGGACACCTCGCCGCCATCCTTGAGCCCGGCAATGAACTCGCGCCACTTGCCCGGCGATTCCATATGGGTCGCGTCGATAGTGTCGCGGCTGAGTGATGGTGGGCCGATGCTTGTCACCTCGCCCACCGATTCCGTCCCGCGTTTGAACTTAGAGCCGTACCCGATCTGCGCGTCCGTCATGGTCAAACCTCCTCATTCCAGCTGATGTCCAGATCAACGCTGGCGCGGAATAGCTGGCGCTCCCCGCCGGTTGTTTCGTCATTGAAGTCGCGGGCCTCGCCCACGAAGATCCCTTGAAACCGGATTGCCCCCTCGCGCCCGCGAAAGCCGGAGAGGTGATCGGTCAAAGCGCGCCTGACAGACGTCGCAGTGCCGTAGGTCTCAGCCCAGGTATCGGTTTGCACACGCGTCCGGTGCAGGCCGGACGGCCCCTCCATGTGATAGGCATGCAGGTCCGACACCAGGGTCAGGTTCACATACGGAAACCCCTCCGCATCGCGCGGCTGCCGCAACCAATGGACCCGACCACCCACAAGATCCCGTAGAGGCGCGTGTCCCAGTACGAGCGTCGTCAAAGCCTCTTCCATCACCGGCCTCGTTTCGCCACGCGCTTCCGGTACCGGGCGACGGACTTCACAATATCGGCCCAGAGCTCCTCTTTGATGATCCTCAGCACCTCGGCCTTCTTGGCCTCCCAGGCAGGGCGCAGATGCGGTTCTGCCGCCTGCCGGCGGTTGCCGAACTCCGTCTGCACCGCCGCCGGGTCGTTCGGGCCGACATAGACCTCCACTTCGCTCTGCTTTGGCGACACCCGGCGCTGTCGCTTCGTGAGGCGCGTGCCGACGCCATAGCTCTCTTTCAGGTTTCCGTCTTTCTCCGGCGCATTGGCCCGACCCGCATCGGCAACGGGCTGCGCGGCTTTCTTCAGCACGCGGCGCACGCTGGCTTTGGCCGTGGCTTTCGGAAGCGCCATCAGCGCCCGCTCCATCTCGCGGAAACCTTCAACTTTGAACGTCGGTTTCACGATTGGTCACCGCTGTGATTTCCAGAAACCGATTGCGGCCCTGATCAAGCTCTTTCACGCCGACGATCTCCCACATGAGACCGTCACAGGTCAGCCTGTCCGCTGCCGTGATCCGCCGTACTTTCGGGCAGGACCGCACTACGAAGCGGGCTTGCAAAGCAGTGCTTTCTCGACCGGCCTGCATCTTTTCGACATCCGACACATCCCGACGCCGCGCCCGCGCGATGAGGAATATGACCAACCGACCGACGGGCTCGTTCAGCGCGCTGCGGCTGTCCTCGACGCGCTTGTAGAACACGACGCGCCGGTTCAATTCTCCGGCCCCGATCATGTGAACGACCGAAAGTCAGCCATGAGTGCATCGAAGCCGAGCGGCACACCGACCTTTGCCCCTGCCGCCACGGCTTCGCGATGGGCATAAAAATGCGCGGTCAGCATGGTTTGCGCCACGAGAAGATCGGGCGGATAGTTCGGGCCAAACTCCGCATCGATATCGCGCCGCAGATGCCGCGCCATATGGGCCTTTGCCCCGTCCAGAAAGAACTGGATCAGCGCGTCGTCAAAGGTCTGATCCTCCTCGATACCGAGGACCGGTCTCATATCCGCTACGGTCAACATCACGTTCCTCTCCCAAGCTGAAAGACCGGGCACCGGCCCGGTCTTTCGTGCGTGATCAGCCCTTGGCGTTCTTCGCGCCGTCGTCGCTATCGGCTGGCGCTGCCTTCGCGCGCGCCGCGTCCAGATCAGCCGACAACGCGGCGATCTTCGCTTCCGCTTCGGCGAGGTGCCCTTCCAAGGTTGCCTTCGCCTCTGCAACGGCTTCGGAGTCTTTCTCCGCCGCCGCGAGCCGTTCGGCGAGGTCCGTCACCTTCTCGCCATTCGCCTGGGCCAGCGCTTCCGCCTTGTCGAGTTGCTCCAGGGCCTTGTTGGCGGACGCCGTCTTTTCCGCCGCGACGGCCTCGGCTTTGTCGGCCCGCGTCTCCGCTTCGTCCTGCGCCGCTTCCGCTTTGGCCAGGGCAGACCGCAGATCGGCAGCGGTTGCATCGGCGTCCGGGGGCGTGATGCCCGGCGTAAACTGCTCAGGTTGCGCGCGCTCCTTTTCCGCCTGCGCCTTGGGCAACTTTTCCAGAGCGGGGTTTTTGCCCTCCAGCAGGGGCAGAACGTGCTTTCGGACGCGATGGTCCTTTTCATCGACCGTGTAGACCACCCCATAGCGAAACGTGCCGATAGCGGTGTGCCGGGTCGAAAGTCCTTTTACGAACATGAGTGCTCTCCTAAGAAAAACGGCGCCCCGAAGAGCGCCGTAGAGTTTCGAAACCGCCGCCGATCAGACGAAGACGAAGTCACCGCGCACCATCGCCAGCGCGCGCTTGATGATCAGCGCGACCCGCTTGCGGGCCTTCATCGTTACCATGTCTTCGACAAAGTTCTGATCGTGTTCGGTGGAGAGGATCACCTCGGTCTCTTGCCGGTCGTAATAGGTCGCGGCCATCGCCAAATCACCCGCCAGCCATTCGCCGATGGACATCGTATTGGTCTCGACCACATCCTTGCCCCAGAGGCGCGGCATGGCCTGTGCGCCCGGATCGCCATAGACATAGCGATTGTCTGCCCCACCCACCTTGAGCAATTCGATGGCTGTCCAGTCGGTGGGGTTCAGCAAGATCTCCGCCGGCATGTAGTCTTCCAGCGTGACCTGCAGAAGGCCCAGGCGCAGGCGGTCGATGCGATTAGCATTCGGCAACCCGGCAGCGGCAACAAAGGCCGGGGCTTCGGTGAGAAGCCCGGTCAGGTTTTCGCCGACACCATCTCCCGCCACGATCTGCTTTTCTTCCTCAAGGTTGATGAGGTAGCGCAACTCGCCATCGACTTCGGATTGAAGCTGATCCGCATCGGCCAACGCCTCTTCACTGGTGTTGGTATGCGTGGCGATTTTCTTCACCCGCTCCACGGCCTTTTCCCAGCCGAAGGACGATGCGCCGCTAGGTGTGGTCTCGGCAACCATGCCAGCCCCGCTTTGGCGCAGCACCTGCCGGCGGTAATGCACTTGATCGGACCCGACCGTGGCCTGGGTCAGAAGTGCGCGGACCAAGAGCCGGCGGCGCGGAATGCGGATGGGGTCGCGTTCCTCTTCATGATAGATGAGCCCGCCGCCAGATCCCGGCGCGGTCGTGATCGCATTGGAGATCCGCATTGACGTTGTGCCACTGCACCCACCTTCGATATAGGCCTTGATCTTGTCCTCCTCGGCCGCGACGGCTTGGCCCAGAGAAAGGATCTTGTCGCCGCCACCTCGCCCGGTGCCAGACGCCACCTGCTGCGAGATTTCAAGCGTCTTGCTGTCCAGCCCCTCAACCAGGGCTTTCAGGTCTTCGACCGCCTTCATCGTGGCGGTCTGTTCGGCCAGCAGTTTGTCGGCTGCAGCCTTGGTTTCAGCAGACACATCGCCCGCTGCCTTGGCCTGTTTGAGAGCATCCTCCGCCGTTTGCTTGGCCTCCCCATTCAGCTGTTCAAGCTGCTGGCTCACCTTTTTGAGCAGCACTTCGGGATCATCAATGGTCTCCGCGCGCACAGTGCCGATCACGGCTTTCGGGCGCGCGGCTTCCAGCGCCGCCACCGAAATGGCGGGCGTCATCAACTTGGTCATAAGTGTCTCCTCAGATGGAGTTGAGTTTATCCAGCGCGGTACGCGCGATCTGCGAAACGGCAGCGCTCGGCATGCCGGATGAGGCAGCGCCCGGCTTGCCTCCGTTCAGCGCAGCGAGAAGTC encodes:
- a CDS encoding phage major capsid protein, whose protein sequence is MTKLMTPAISVAALEAARPKAVIGTVRAETIDDPEVLLKKVSQQLEQLNGEAKQTAEDALKQAKAAGDVSAETKAAADKLLAEQTATMKAVEDLKALVEGLDSKTLEISQQVASGTGRGGGDKILSLGQAVAAEEDKIKAYIEGGCSGTTSMRISNAITTAPGSGGGLIYHEEERDPIRIPRRRLLVRALLTQATVGSDQVHYRRQVLRQSGAGMVAETTPSGASSFGWEKAVERVKKIATHTNTSEEALADADQLQSEVDGELRYLINLEEEKQIVAGDGVGENLTGLLTEAPAFVAAAGLPNANRIDRLRLGLLQVTLEDYMPAEILLNPTDWTAIELLKVGGADNRYVYGDPGAQAMPRLWGKDVVETNTMSIGEWLAGDLAMAATYYDRQETEVILSTEHDQNFVEDMVTMKARKRVALIIKRALAMVRGDFVFV
- a CDS encoding phage tail tube protein — encoded protein: MTDAQIGYGSKFKRGTESVGEVTSIGPPSLSRDTIDATHMESPGKWREFIAGLKDGGEVSCDIQSKPSTAAYQAMVADFDNDDPVAYAIEFPDGSKWSFSAFITGMETSDPLEDKIETSATFKITGQPVFTVPAP
- a CDS encoding head-tail connector protein — translated: MLTVADMRPVLGIEEDQTFDDALIQFFLDGAKAHMARHLRRDIDAEFGPNYPPDLLVAQTMLTAHFYAHREAVAAGAKVGVPLGFDALMADFRSFT
- a CDS encoding GTA-gp10 family protein — its product is MSNKVKGKIDFDVDGETYTLQFTANGFCELEAESGLTPGQFLKRLEDRGDEDLSFKDVRLLFWAGLQEHHEDLTQRDAGRLITDIGGIVVALEKLGEAVNLSMPDAPKGGKGKAGKKPAKRTQTGRRSSKAG
- a CDS encoding DUF3168 domain-containing protein, with the protein product MEEALTTLVLGHAPLRDLVGGRVHWLRQPRDAEGFPYVNLTLVSDLHAYHMEGPSGLHRTRVQTDTWAETYGTATSVRRALTDHLSGFRGREGAIRFQGIFVGEARDFNDETTGGERQLFRASVDLDISWNEEV
- a CDS encoding HK97-gp10 family putative phage morphogenesis protein translates to MKPTFKVEGFREMERALMALPKATAKASVRRVLKKAAQPVADAGRANAPEKDGNLKESYGVGTRLTKRQRRVSPKQSEVEVYVGPNDPAAVQTEFGNRRQAAEPHLRPAWEAKKAEVLRIIKEELWADIVKSVARYRKRVAKRGR
- a CDS encoding phage head closure protein; its protein translation is MIGAGELNRRVVFYKRVEDSRSALNEPVGRLVIFLIARARRRDVSDVEKMQAGRESTALQARFVVRSCPKVRRITAADRLTCDGLMWEIVGVKELDQGRNRFLEITAVTNRETDVQS